One Syntrophaceae bacterium DNA window includes the following coding sequences:
- a CDS encoding molybdopterin-dependent oxidoreductase yields the protein MEEGVRWVKTHCARMDHGGCALLVGVKGNEIVQIKGDPEGYLNHGYTCFKGRVSADRLTHPDRLRHPLKRVGERGEGRWQRISWDQALEETAENLLKIKEKHGARAVGFGVGMPKGLEHFVLIRLANIFGSPNVIASQDVCHAPREVTGVHTCGFYPVADLHNPSRLLFLWASNLTATNEEGQIVSLLHDQLKKGARMIVVDPRRTELADRADLWLQLRPGTAQALALSIMHVICEESLYDREFVEKYTHGFEDLREHLKTYSPEKMAAVTWVPADRIRQAARMYAEAKPAALQWGNPIEHDVHAFDAVRSLACLMALCGNLEVPGGNVHARDPKVMGLAQFVRADLIPDKRKDMISAHHRVIPRLMTIAPAFFRKAVLEGVPYPVRGYYGMCTNPMVNWADSRLTHEAFRSLDFMAVAEIFMTPTAAMADIVLPVAHQYEMNDIGHYGIGHGMIFARPKIVEPPEECWPDMKIMNELGKRVSPPDLWPEDHEQFLEDLVRPAGLTYPEFVGKGYLKGPEIARSYEAKGFPTPTGKVELRLSTAEKFGLKPLPEFTGFPEEDDPEYPLLLISAKSRYYLLSSYRWVKRLREKRPHPTVEIHPDTAARLDIRDGDDVVIETKYGTITQKARVTDIVHPLVVSASLGWWFPEGDPAGQYEWQSANFNMLTSAGKLGKEFGTPNLKNLPCRIRRKA from the coding sequence ATGGAGGAAGGCGTCCGCTGGGTGAAGACCCATTGTGCGAGGATGGATCACGGCGGCTGCGCGCTGCTCGTGGGTGTGAAGGGAAACGAGATCGTCCAGATCAAGGGGGACCCCGAGGGGTACCTGAACCACGGCTACACCTGCTTCAAGGGACGGGTGTCGGCGGACCGCCTCACGCACCCGGACCGTCTCCGGCATCCCCTGAAACGGGTCGGAGAACGGGGGGAAGGACGCTGGCAGCGCATCTCCTGGGACCAGGCCCTGGAGGAGACGGCGGAGAATCTTCTCAAGATCAAGGAGAAACACGGCGCCCGGGCCGTCGGATTCGGCGTCGGCATGCCCAAAGGACTGGAGCACTTTGTCCTGATCCGCCTGGCCAATATCTTCGGATCCCCCAACGTGATCGCCTCCCAGGACGTGTGCCACGCCCCGCGGGAGGTCACGGGGGTCCATACCTGCGGCTTCTATCCCGTGGCGGATCTGCACAATCCGTCCAGGCTCCTTTTCCTCTGGGCCAGCAACTTGACGGCCACCAACGAGGAGGGGCAGATCGTCAGCCTCCTCCATGACCAGTTGAAAAAAGGCGCCCGGATGATTGTCGTGGATCCCCGGCGGACCGAGCTGGCCGATCGGGCGGACCTCTGGCTGCAGCTCCGTCCGGGTACGGCCCAGGCCCTGGCGCTTTCGATCATGCACGTGATCTGCGAGGAATCCCTCTACGACCGGGAGTTCGTGGAGAAGTACACCCACGGGTTCGAGGATCTCCGCGAGCACCTGAAGACCTATTCCCCCGAAAAGATGGCGGCGGTTACCTGGGTTCCCGCCGACAGGATCCGCCAGGCCGCCCGGATGTACGCCGAGGCGAAACCGGCGGCGCTCCAGTGGGGGAACCCCATCGAGCACGACGTCCACGCCTTCGACGCCGTCCGGTCGCTCGCCTGCCTGATGGCCCTCTGCGGCAACCTGGAGGTTCCCGGCGGCAACGTTCATGCCCGGGATCCGAAAGTCATGGGGCTGGCTCAGTTCGTTCGGGCGGACCTCATCCCGGACAAGCGCAAGGACATGATCAGCGCCCACCACCGGGTGATCCCCCGTCTCATGACCATTGCCCCTGCCTTCTTCCGGAAGGCCGTCCTGGAGGGGGTTCCATACCCTGTCCGGGGATACTACGGCATGTGCACGAATCCGATGGTCAACTGGGCGGACAGCCGCCTGACCCACGAGGCCTTCCGGAGCCTCGACTTCATGGCCGTCGCGGAGATCTTCATGACGCCCACGGCCGCCATGGCGGACATCGTCCTTCCTGTGGCACACCAGTACGAGATGAACGACATCGGCCACTACGGCATCGGCCACGGCATGATCTTCGCCCGCCCCAAGATCGTCGAGCCGCCGGAGGAGTGCTGGCCCGACATGAAGATCATGAACGAGCTGGGCAAGCGCGTGTCGCCCCCGGACCTGTGGCCCGAGGATCACGAGCAGTTCCTCGAGGACCTCGTCCGCCCGGCGGGATTGACCTACCCGGAGTTTGTCGGGAAAGGCTACCTCAAGGGTCCGGAGATTGCCCGCTCCTACGAAGCGAAGGGGTTCCCGACGCCGACGGGCAAGGTGGAGCTGCGCCTCAGCACGGCGGAAAAGTTCGGCCTCAAGCCGCTGCCGGAGTTCACCGGTTTCCCGGAGGAGGACGATCCGGAGTACCCCCTGCTCCTCATCAGCGCCAAGAGCCGGTACTATCTCCTCTCGTCCTACCGGTGGGTCAAGCGGCTTCGGGAGAAGCGCCCCCATCCGACGGTGGAGATCCATCCCGACACGGCGGCCCGGTTGGACATCCGGGACGGCGACGACGTCGTCATCGAGACGAAGTACGGCACCATCACCCAGAAGGCCCGTGTCACCGACATCGTCCATCCCCTCGTTGTCAGCGCCTCCCTGGGTTGGTGGTTCCCTGAGGGAGACCCGGCGGGCCAGTACGAATGGCAGTCGGCCAACTTCAACATGCTGACCTCCGCCGGGAAGCTGGGAAAGGAGTTCGGTACGCCGAATCTGAAGAATCTGCCGTGCCGGATCCGCCGAAAGGCTTAG
- a CDS encoding transporter, with the protein MNIFDAVLAVSILTAAGWILYVSLFRLKGACAGCTGCACGKSGEKTCDESLDHPVGAPEDVGRNGKKPLRLAVVSVCLLFASTAAWAGHPLVTDDAGTLGRGKAQVEIGSQLWYHKNVADAVTTDKSEGGEIAASMSVGLHDRVDLVMAVPYAWQSVETNDALVSRESGIGDIGLDVKWRFFEQEGWGLALKPGITFPTGNEDKGLGDGRTSYRLFLIGSRELGPVAFHANLGYLRTPNNEGIHQDLWHASLAAEYEVVKDWKLMADVGASRNPAPGDDTHPAYALGGVSCAVTEKIRLDGGVKFGLNKAETDVTYLFGITFLF; encoded by the coding sequence ATGAATATTTTCGATGCTGTTCTGGCGGTTTCCATCCTCACGGCTGCAGGATGGATCCTGTATGTGTCCCTCTTCCGGCTCAAAGGGGCCTGTGCGGGCTGCACCGGTTGCGCCTGCGGAAAGAGCGGGGAAAAAACGTGTGACGAATCCCTGGATCACCCTGTCGGCGCACCCGAGGACGTCGGGCGGAATGGAAAAAAGCCGCTACGCCTGGCCGTCGTTTCCGTGTGCCTCCTCTTCGCTTCTACGGCGGCCTGGGCCGGCCATCCCCTCGTCACGGACGACGCGGGCACCCTCGGGCGGGGGAAGGCGCAGGTGGAGATCGGCTCTCAGCTCTGGTATCACAAGAACGTCGCCGATGCGGTGACGACCGACAAGTCCGAGGGGGGTGAAATCGCGGCGTCCATGTCGGTCGGCCTTCACGACCGGGTGGACCTGGTCATGGCCGTTCCCTATGCCTGGCAGTCCGTGGAGACAAACGATGCGCTCGTTTCCCGGGAAAGCGGGATCGGCGACATCGGCCTCGACGTCAAGTGGCGGTTTTTCGAACAGGAAGGCTGGGGGCTGGCGCTGAAACCGGGCATCACTTTTCCCACGGGCAACGAAGACAAGGGACTGGGCGACGGGCGGACGAGCTACCGCCTGTTCCTGATCGGCAGCAGGGAACTGGGACCGGTCGCCTTCCATGCGAACCTGGGCTATCTCCGGACCCCGAATAACGAAGGGATCCACCAGGACCTCTGGCACGCCTCCCTGGCGGCGGAGTACGAGGTCGTAAAGGACTGGAAGCTGATGGCCGATGTCGGTGCGAGCCGGAACCCGGCTCCCGGCGACGATACCCACCCGGCCTATGCCCTGGGCGGGGTCTCCTGTGCCGTCACGGAAAAGATCCGGCTGGACGGTGGGGTCAAGTTCGGCCTGAACAAAGCGGAAACGGACGTGACCTACCTCTTCGGCATCACGTTTCTGTTCTAG
- the feoB gene encoding ferrous iron transport protein B produces MKEPLANANELVVAVAGNPNAGKSTLINALADARLHVGNWPGVTVEKKTADFRYRDRWIKLVDLPGTYSLSPHSQEEIIARDYLVRERPDVIIDVVDATNLERNLYFTLQLLELDIPVVVALNMMDEAEDKGLVIDTGAMAVMLGAGVVPTVASRGEGLDRLIETVVAAAEPFHGEERRKIQYGSDVEDAVRRLPADLEADHAGLFEAYPRRWLALKIIEGDGEVLRDVGIREDDTGRLQATRHLRENHGEDLESVMADLRYGLAAGLVREVLKKPEKRKREMTERIDAVVLNRYLGLPVFFLAMWLVFKLTFDLTAPFTDWIDQSASGSIRRQASALLVWLSAPDWTVSLAADGVIAGVGMVLTFVPAIFAMMFFITFLEGSGYMARAAFVMDRAMHAIGLHGRSFIPMLLGFGCNVPAIYATRTLENPGDKALTALLVPLMSCGARLPVYVVFTGAFFAGYAGTVLWSIYVLGIVMAVVMGLVFKRTLFRGESPLFIMELPPYRMPTAQSLAVHTWEKGKHFLVKAGTYILAVSVFVWFLLNLPWGVAQKADSYLGKAGRAVAPVFAPLGFGTWEASASLISGVIAKEIVVGTMAEVYAENSEKKGKEAIPPLADDLKELGASFLAACREAGRNVVLTFGVASLTTGEEGEQPGLRAAVERAFTPLSAYAFMIFVLLYMPCVVVIVAMRQEFGTWKWAVLAVLYQTVLAWGTAFLVYQGGALLGLA; encoded by the coding sequence ATGAAAGAACCGTTGGCGAATGCAAACGAACTGGTTGTAGCCGTGGCCGGCAATCCGAACGCGGGAAAATCAACGCTGATCAACGCCTTGGCGGACGCGCGCCTCCATGTCGGAAACTGGCCGGGCGTCACCGTTGAGAAGAAGACCGCCGATTTTCGATACCGGGATCGATGGATCAAGCTCGTCGATCTTCCGGGGACCTACAGCCTCAGTCCCCATTCCCAGGAGGAGATCATCGCCCGGGACTATCTGGTGCGGGAAAGACCGGACGTCATCATCGACGTCGTGGACGCGACCAACCTGGAACGGAACCTCTATTTCACGCTCCAGCTTCTGGAACTCGACATTCCCGTCGTCGTGGCCCTCAACATGATGGACGAGGCAGAGGACAAGGGGCTGGTCATCGATACGGGAGCCATGGCGGTCATGCTGGGGGCGGGGGTTGTTCCCACCGTTGCCAGCAGAGGGGAGGGGCTCGACCGTCTGATCGAAACCGTTGTTGCGGCCGCAGAACCTTTCCATGGGGAGGAGCGGAGGAAGATACAATACGGAAGCGACGTCGAGGATGCGGTTCGCCGTCTCCCAGCCGATCTGGAAGCAGATCATGCCGGGCTTTTTGAAGCGTATCCCCGCCGCTGGCTGGCTTTGAAAATCATCGAGGGTGACGGAGAGGTCCTCCGGGACGTTGGAATCCGTGAGGATGATACGGGTCGCCTGCAGGCGACCCGCCACCTCCGGGAGAATCACGGGGAAGACCTGGAGAGCGTGATGGCCGACCTGCGATACGGCCTGGCGGCGGGACTGGTTCGGGAGGTGCTCAAGAAACCGGAGAAAAGGAAGAGGGAGATGACCGAACGGATTGATGCAGTTGTACTGAACCGTTATCTGGGTCTGCCCGTTTTTTTTCTGGCCATGTGGCTTGTGTTCAAGCTGACCTTCGATCTGACGGCGCCTTTTACGGACTGGATCGACCAGAGCGCATCCGGATCCATCCGCCGCCAGGCGTCGGCCCTTCTGGTCTGGCTGAGCGCCCCGGACTGGACCGTCTCACTGGCCGCCGACGGCGTCATTGCCGGCGTGGGCATGGTCCTGACCTTTGTGCCGGCCATCTTTGCCATGATGTTTTTCATTACGTTCCTGGAGGGGAGCGGCTACATGGCAAGGGCCGCTTTCGTCATGGACCGGGCCATGCATGCGATCGGTCTCCACGGACGGTCCTTCATTCCCATGCTCCTCGGATTCGGCTGCAACGTACCGGCAATCTATGCGACCCGGACCCTGGAGAATCCCGGGGACAAGGCGCTCACGGCGCTGCTGGTCCCTCTGATGTCCTGCGGTGCCAGGTTGCCTGTTTATGTTGTGTTCACGGGAGCTTTCTTCGCCGGGTATGCGGGGACGGTTCTCTGGTCCATCTACGTCCTCGGCATCGTGATGGCCGTCGTCATGGGCCTCGTCTTCAAAAGAACGCTTTTCCGCGGTGAATCGCCCCTGTTCATCATGGAACTGCCGCCTTACCGGATGCCGACGGCCCAAAGCCTCGCCGTCCACACCTGGGAAAAAGGAAAGCATTTTCTCGTCAAGGCGGGGACTTACATCCTGGCCGTATCCGTCTTTGTCTGGTTTTTGCTGAATCTTCCATGGGGCGTTGCCCAGAAAGCGGATTCCTATCTGGGTAAGGCGGGCCGGGCTGTTGCACCGGTATTTGCTCCCCTGGGCTTCGGTACGTGGGAGGCGTCGGCGTCGCTCATCAGCGGCGTCATCGCCAAAGAGATCGTCGTCGGGACCATGGCGGAGGTATATGCGGAAAATTCCGAAAAGAAAGGGAAGGAAGCGATTCCTCCCCTCGCGGATGACCTGAAGGAATTGGGCGCTTCGTTCCTGGCGGCCTGCCGGGAGGCAGGGAGGAACGTCGTCTTGACGTTCGGTGTCGCAAGTCTGACCACCGGGGAAGAAGGGGAGCAGCCGGGACTGAGAGCGGCGGTCGAAAGAGCCTTTACGCCGCTTTCTGCGTACGCATTTATGATTTTCGTGCTACTATATATGCCCTGCGTCGTCGTGATCGTCGCCATGCGCCAGGAGTTCGGAACCTGGAAATGGGCCGTCCTCGCCGTCCTGTACCAGACCGTTCTCGCCTGGGGGACGGCCTTTCTTGTCTACCAGGGAGGCGCCCTGCTCGGTCTTGCTTGA
- a CDS encoding ferrous iron transport protein A yields the protein MTLNDLKPGQSGTVTGVWATGPLRRRLMDMGVVPGTSVSVEKIAPLGDPVEVWIKQYRLSLRKAEAGKIEVEIRP from the coding sequence ATGACGCTTAACGATTTGAAGCCCGGACAATCCGGGACAGTCACGGGGGTGTGGGCCACGGGTCCCCTCAGGCGCCGACTGATGGACATGGGGGTCGTTCCCGGCACGTCCGTCTCCGTGGAGAAGATCGCCCCGCTGGGCGATCCCGTCGAGGTCTGGATCAAACAATACCGCCTGTCTCTGAGAAAGGCCGAGGCGGGGAAAATCGAGGTGGAGATCCGGCCATGA
- a CDS encoding ferrous iron transport protein A, producing MSPLALLKEGEAAEIISVAGPRRSLLEGCRRREHLSDLGFRPGQRVEMVSNRGRGPLVVRLEEARIALGRGIAMKIYVRRKEP from the coding sequence ATGTCGCCGTTGGCTTTGCTGAAGGAGGGGGAGGCCGCCGAAATCATTTCCGTTGCCGGCCCGCGCCGTTCCCTCCTCGAAGGATGCCGCCGGAGGGAGCATCTTTCCGACCTGGGATTCAGGCCGGGACAGCGGGTGGAGATGGTGAGCAACCGGGGCCGGGGGCCGCTTGTCGTGCGCCTTGAAGAAGCGCGTATCGCCCTGGGCCGGGGAATCGCCATGAAAATCTATGTCAGGAGGAAAGAACCATGA
- a CDS encoding transcriptional repressor: MRTEKQIFDDFLIRKNLRETPQRSLVLDEYLQREQHITAEELYDIVKKRDRTIGQATVYRILKLLCEAGLAREVDFGDGVMRYERLYGRQHHDHLVCRACGRTVEVFDPVIEELQQRLAAQHGFVLLDHEMYLYGHCEECRGKGE; encoded by the coding sequence ATGAGGACGGAAAAGCAGATTTTCGACGACTTCCTGATCAGGAAAAACCTCCGCGAGACGCCGCAGCGAAGTCTCGTCCTGGACGAGTATCTGCAGCGTGAGCAGCACATCACCGCGGAAGAGCTCTATGACATCGTCAAGAAGCGGGACCGCACCATTGGCCAGGCCACAGTCTACCGGATTCTCAAACTTTTGTGCGAGGCAGGGTTGGCACGGGAGGTCGATTTCGGCGACGGCGTCATGCGCTATGAACGCCTGTACGGCCGGCAGCATCACGACCACCTCGTGTGCCGGGCCTGCGGCCGAACCGTTGAAGTCTTCGATCCCGTCATCGAAGAGTTGCAGCAGCGCCTGGCAGCCCAGCACGGGTTTGTTCTTCTGGACCACGAAATGTACCTGTACGGCCACTGTGAGGAATGCCGGGGGAAGGGGGAGTAA
- a CDS encoding biotin/lipoyl-binding protein, giving the protein MKTIRKVLIANRGEIALRIMNTLKEMGIEAIAVYEKPDYDAYFLRFADRAIKISDEPGKGYLNIERIIDAALKSGADAVHPGYGFLAENPNLAAACERAGILFIGPPPSVIRDLGDKVLARETMHKAGIPIIPGTNSFSPGNAGIEEALAFARQCGYPIILKATAGGGGRGVRKIENEQELMKEMPLARAEALLAFHDDRIYAEKFIVNPRHIEVQILADTQGNVVHLGTRDCSIQRRHQKLLEIAPAELPSDVTAAIHAAAVKAAVTAGYVNAGTVEFLVDAKTSEFWFMEVNTRLQVEHTVSEMITGEDIVQHQIRIAEGHPLGLRQEDIQFNGIAIEVRINAEDPKSSFLPEGGKMIEIYESPGGPGVRVDGAIYKGYRVPTVYDSLLVKLIVRGYQWDQTVQRLKRALKDFTIVWPKTTIPLYLAICDEPDFLSRKFDTSYLETHPAIFRYPDLDHYILEETVYKTSVTVDEHGQAVITDDRERKERTRRLLEKRILTTQEIEELKREGIIKSSIKGKVNRVLVDVGDEVFVGDILIDLEAMKMHTHVVAELDGRVSDVLIEPGDSVDVGDTMIVVCTGDI; this is encoded by the coding sequence ATGAAGACGATCAGGAAAGTCTTGATTGCCAACCGGGGCGAGATCGCTCTCCGAATCATGAATACTCTCAAGGAGATGGGGATCGAGGCCATCGCCGTCTATGAAAAACCGGATTACGACGCCTATTTCCTGCGGTTCGCCGATCGGGCCATCAAGATCAGCGACGAACCGGGCAAGGGCTATCTGAATATTGAACGGATCATCGATGCAGCCCTGAAGAGCGGGGCCGATGCCGTTCACCCCGGCTACGGTTTCCTCGCGGAAAACCCGAATCTGGCTGCTGCCTGCGAACGGGCGGGCATCCTGTTCATCGGACCGCCGCCCTCGGTCATCCGGGACCTGGGAGACAAGGTCCTGGCACGGGAAACCATGCACAAGGCCGGGATTCCAATCATTCCGGGGACGAACAGCTTTTCTCCCGGTAATGCGGGGATTGAGGAAGCTCTGGCCTTCGCCCGGCAATGCGGATATCCCATCATTCTCAAGGCGACGGCCGGCGGAGGCGGCCGCGGAGTCCGGAAGATCGAGAACGAGCAGGAACTCATGAAAGAAATGCCCCTGGCCAGGGCGGAGGCGCTGCTCGCGTTTCACGACGACCGCATCTACGCGGAAAAATTCATCGTAAACCCCCGCCACATTGAGGTCCAGATCCTCGCCGACACTCAGGGAAACGTGGTTCACCTGGGTACCCGCGACTGCTCCATCCAACGCCGGCATCAGAAACTCCTGGAGATTGCGCCGGCGGAACTGCCTTCCGACGTGACGGCGGCGATCCATGCCGCCGCCGTAAAAGCGGCCGTGACGGCCGGATACGTCAACGCCGGCACGGTGGAGTTCCTCGTCGATGCGAAGACCAGCGAGTTCTGGTTCATGGAGGTCAACACCCGCCTGCAGGTGGAGCACACGGTCAGCGAGATGATCACCGGGGAGGATATCGTCCAGCACCAGATCCGGATCGCCGAAGGCCATCCATTGGGCCTCAGGCAGGAAGATATCCAGTTCAACGGGATCGCCATCGAGGTCCGCATCAACGCAGAGGATCCCAAGAGCAGCTTCCTGCCGGAAGGCGGGAAGATGATCGAGATCTACGAGTCCCCCGGCGGGCCCGGGGTCCGGGTGGACGGGGCCATCTACAAGGGATACCGGGTCCCCACGGTGTACGACTCGCTCCTGGTGAAACTGATCGTTAGAGGATACCAGTGGGACCAGACGGTGCAGCGGCTGAAGCGGGCGTTGAAGGACTTCACCATCGTCTGGCCCAAGACGACGATACCCCTGTATCTGGCCATCTGCGACGAGCCCGATTTCCTGTCGCGGAAATTCGATACGTCCTACCTGGAAACCCATCCGGCCATTTTTCGCTATCCCGATCTGGACCACTACATCCTGGAGGAGACGGTCTACAAGACCAGTGTGACCGTCGACGAGCACGGCCAGGCCGTGATCACGGACGACCGGGAGCGGAAGGAGCGGACGCGCCGCCTCCTGGAGAAGCGGATCCTGACGACCCAGGAAATCGAAGAGCTCAAGCGGGAAGGGATCATCAAGTCGTCCATCAAGGGGAAGGTCAACCGCGTCCTCGTCGATGTGGGAGACGAGGTTTTCGTGGGCGACATCCTGATCGATCTGGAGGCAATGAAGATGCACACCCATGTCGTCGCCGAGCTGGACGGCCGGGTGTCGGACGTGCTGATCGAGCCGGGAGACTCCGTCGACGTGGGCGACACCATGATCGTGGTATGCACCGGGGATATCTGA
- a CDS encoding cytochrome b/b6 domain-containing protein, with translation MAERILEEKGWVVRHGLVELLEHWTIALSGLLLLLSGIFELPVAARYSINKLPGLAWSGDFITSLNVHYAASVVFIAAAVFHLIYHAIRGDYDLLPRKGDLRESWQVIRSFFGKGEEPPFHKYLPEQRLAYLGMAVIIAGLIVSGLVKTYKNIYAPDMSLTVLLWATWAHNVFFMLFFLAFLAHVGAILLKPNRPMFRGILTGTVRLDYARHRHPLWIAGLEPPQSVVPVAADAPVPEEPATGHPPESEESAGAASASVSEPADDETKQEP, from the coding sequence ATGGCTGAACGAATCCTGGAAGAAAAAGGGTGGGTGGTCCGTCACGGCCTCGTGGAGCTTCTGGAGCACTGGACGATTGCGCTCTCGGGACTCCTGCTGCTGCTTTCCGGAATCTTTGAGCTGCCGGTCGCGGCCCGCTATTCCATCAACAAGCTGCCCGGTCTGGCCTGGTCGGGCGATTTCATAACGTCTCTGAATGTGCATTACGCGGCATCCGTCGTATTCATCGCCGCGGCGGTCTTCCACCTCATCTACCATGCCATCCGTGGGGACTATGACCTCCTGCCGCGCAAGGGTGATCTCAGGGAGTCCTGGCAGGTGATCCGGAGCTTTTTCGGCAAGGGGGAAGAGCCGCCCTTTCACAAATACCTGCCGGAGCAGCGCCTGGCCTACCTGGGCATGGCGGTGATCATCGCGGGACTGATCGTCTCGGGGCTGGTGAAAACATACAAGAATATCTATGCGCCCGACATGTCCCTGACGGTTCTCCTGTGGGCCACTTGGGCGCATAACGTGTTCTTCATGCTGTTCTTCCTTGCGTTCCTGGCCCATGTCGGGGCCATCCTCCTCAAACCCAACCGCCCGATGTTCCGGGGTATTCTGACCGGGACGGTCCGCCTCGACTATGCCCGGCACCGCCACCCGCTCTGGATCGCCGGGCTGGAGCCTCCTCAGTCCGTGGTTCCCGTTGCCGCGGATGCGCCCGTTCCGGAAGAGCCGGCAACCGGGCACCCTCCTGAGTCCGAAGAATCGGCGGGAGCCGCTTCCGCTTCCGTTTCAGAACCGGCGGACGATGAGACAAAGCAGGAACCCTGA
- a CDS encoding 4Fe-4S dicluster domain-containing protein gives MKKKEEGISRRNFFKAGAGLAAAGGLMVPRVATAEQREGRLATLIDLNLCDGCPDRPVPACVTACKSARNAQVPKPVDPIPAPFPVGNKGIEDWSNKQDVHDRLTPYNRIFVQKADVEVDGAMRTLSIPRRCMHCDNPACATICPFAANHKNESGAVVIDPDLCFGGAKCRTVCPWEIPQRQSGVGIYLHVLPTLAGNGVMFKCDLCADRLKDGGLPACVEACPRQALLIGPREKIFALAEERAGKSGGYLYGKKENGGTSTLYVSPVPFNVLDRAVAKGKGRPGFGPMPRKMEKTDGLGRAVLISPVAGAAAGIAGALGYLSKRKERVKEEEKQDG, from the coding sequence ATGAAAAAAAAGGAAGAAGGGATATCCCGCCGGAACTTTTTCAAGGCAGGGGCGGGACTTGCCGCAGCGGGCGGACTTATGGTTCCCCGTGTGGCAACGGCGGAACAGAGGGAAGGGCGGCTCGCAACCCTGATCGACCTGAATCTCTGCGACGGCTGCCCGGATCGTCCGGTCCCGGCCTGCGTTACTGCATGCAAATCCGCGAGGAACGCCCAGGTTCCGAAACCGGTCGATCCCATACCCGCGCCTTTCCCCGTCGGAAACAAGGGGATCGAGGACTGGTCGAACAAGCAGGACGTCCATGACCGGTTGACCCCCTACAACCGGATCTTCGTCCAGAAGGCGGACGTGGAGGTCGACGGAGCAATGCGGACGCTCTCCATCCCGAGGCGGTGCATGCACTGTGACAATCCCGCCTGCGCCACCATCTGTCCCTTCGCGGCCAATCACAAGAACGAGAGCGGGGCCGTCGTCATCGATCCCGATCTCTGCTTCGGCGGCGCCAAGTGCCGCACCGTCTGCCCCTGGGAAATTCCCCAGCGCCAGTCGGGCGTGGGGATCTACCTGCACGTTCTGCCGACGCTGGCCGGCAACGGCGTGATGTTCAAGTGTGATCTCTGTGCGGACCGCTTGAAAGACGGCGGCCTGCCCGCCTGCGTCGAGGCATGTCCCCGCCAGGCCCTTCTGATCGGGCCGCGGGAAAAAATCTTCGCCCTTGCGGAAGAGCGGGCGGGAAAATCCGGCGGCTACCTATACGGGAAGAAGGAGAACGGGGGCACGTCCACGCTCTACGTGTCGCCGGTTCCCTTCAATGTTCTTGACCGGGCGGTTGCAAAAGGCAAGGGACGCCCCGGATTCGGCCCGATGCCGCGGAAGATGGAGAAGACCGACGGCCTGGGCCGCGCGGTTCTCATCTCGCCGGTGGCGGGAGCGGCGGCGGGCATCGCCGGGGCTCTTGGTTATCTGTCCAAGCGGAAAGAGCGTGTGAAGGAGGAGGAAAAGCAGGATGGCTGA
- a CDS encoding tetratricopeptide repeat protein, with translation MAALKLSFGRGAKKEKTPAQTNTVPVRSKTKDADSPGEEWRIRGLSFLMKDDFTSAIEAFTQAVSADPSYGRAFHNRGFAAYKLEQFEAAVRDFDKAIDLDPGHAEEAGSYVYRGLCNEKIGRHEQAIEDMKLAVTFKNKDAEHYLLWLSRGGDSQR, from the coding sequence ATGGCAGCATTGAAGTTATCGTTCGGTCGCGGAGCGAAGAAGGAAAAAACCCCTGCGCAGACGAACACGGTCCCCGTCAGGAGCAAGACCAAGGACGCCGACTCGCCGGGCGAGGAATGGCGGATCCGGGGACTTTCCTTCCTGATGAAGGACGACTTCACCAGCGCCATCGAGGCCTTCACCCAGGCCGTTTCCGCCGACCCAAGCTATGGCCGGGCCTTCCACAATCGAGGTTTCGCCGCCTATAAACTCGAACAGTTCGAGGCAGCCGTCCGGGATTTCGACAAAGCCATCGACCTGGACCCGGGTCATGCCGAGGAGGCGGGCAGCTATGTCTACCGGGGCCTGTGCAACGAAAAGATCGGCAGGCACGAGCAGGCCATCGAGGACATGAAACTGGCCGTCACCTTCAAGAACAAGGATGCCGAGCACTACCTGCTGTGGCTCAGCCGCGGGGGCGATTCACAGCGTTAG
- a CDS encoding DUF3617 family protein: protein MNRMFFVIMALLPFFFTPSAAAQPAFSEGFWEITVTMEIQGLDPGLSRPHVYRRCLTAKDPIPREPERDQHCRLLRSGLEGEALTWSVQCGMERGSMTGKGRALFYGETLRGVMRGKIRGEGKKTLSMIQRIEGRRIGDCPEATEDPRRSGPPHR from the coding sequence ATGAACAGGATGTTCTTCGTTATCATGGCGCTTCTTCCGTTTTTTTTCACTCCCTCCGCCGCAGCGCAGCCCGCATTTTCCGAGGGATTCTGGGAAATCACGGTAACGATGGAAATTCAGGGGCTTGATCCCGGCCTGTCGCGCCCTCACGTCTACCGGCGTTGTCTCACCGCGAAGGATCCGATTCCACGGGAACCCGAGCGGGACCAGCACTGCCGCCTCCTCCGGTCAGGCCTCGAAGGCGAAGCCCTCACATGGAGCGTCCAGTGCGGAATGGAAAGGGGCTCGATGACCGGGAAGGGACGGGCTCTTTTTTACGGGGAAACGCTGAGGGGTGTCATGAGGGGAAAGATCCGGGGAGAGGGGAAGAAAACCCTTTCCATGATCCAACGGATCGAAGGGAGGCGGATCGGAGACTGCCCGGAGGCTACGGAAGATCCGCGCAGATCCGGGCCACCACATCGGTAA